The Paramormyrops kingsleyae isolate MSU_618 chromosome 11, PKINGS_0.4, whole genome shotgun sequence genome includes a window with the following:
- the LOC111841418 gene encoding TNF receptor-associated factor 6-like isoform X1, with translation MTTTQKLRSTYASSGYDSDGVQGTSFVAEPWSCAAAMEKEISSVSSPSRSSATLLTSCSINGSLLGEADQQGYDVEFDPPLESKYECPICLMALRAAVQTPCGHRFCRSCIEKSIRYVALQGGGLLHSCTSAHSSNLSASVSAFRDSGQKCPVDNELLQEDQLFPDNFAKREILSLTVLCPNAGCDHKTVLRQLDDHNERCQFAVTLCPLCRESVRKSELEVHTAHQCPRRPVSCPNCIQTFIYEETKVHEQSCPLASVACEYCSMELIRDQLSSHCDTDCVKAPAACPFRDFGCREKMQRNNLAQHMQEFTQLHMRYMADYLRSLSLNGALGGPSDGGGGARGGLACKCLQERVNLHETVQQLDGRLVLQDQQLRELSISNDTQAAKLVELRRHLRSLEELLRELEAQQCRGIYVWQVEGFSAHLRSQESSQPVVIHSPSFYTGRPGYKLCLRLQLQAPSAPCCANYISLFVHTMQGEFDSQLHWPLQATIRLAILDQAEDHHHMEVMETIPELYAFQRPVLPRNPKGFGYITFMALQALQERQYVKDDCLLVRCEVSLHCDRQLQQGVLQGRGPESLL, from the exons ATGACCACCACTCAAAAGCTCAGGAGCACATATGCTTCATCAGGGTATGACAGCGATGGTGTGCAGGGCACCTCCTTTGTGGCAGAGCCATGGAGCTGCGCTGCTGCCATGGAAAAGGAGATATCATCTGTCTCCAGCCCCAGCAGGAGCTCTGCTACCCTCCTCACATCCTGCAGTATCAATGGCAGCCTCCTGGGGGAGGCAGACCAGCAGGGCTATGACGTGGAGTTTGACCCCCCCCTCGAGAGCAAGTACGAGTGTCCCATCTGCCTGATGGCTCTGCGGGCGGCGGTGCAGACGCCCTGTGGTCACCGCTTCTGCCGCAGCTGCATTGAAAAGTCCATCCGGTACGTTGCTTTGCAGGGGGGGGGACTCCTGCACAGCTGTACATCCGCCCACTCATCCAACCTGTCCGCTTCTGTCTCTGCCTTCAGGGATTCGGGCCAGAAGTGCCCAGTGGACAATGAACTTCTGCAGGAGGACCAGCTCTTCCCAGACAACTTTGCAAAGCGTGAGATCCTTTCCCTCACTGTGCTGTGCCCCAATGCTGGCTGTGACCACAAGACGGTGCTCCGCCAGCTCGAC GATCACAATGAGCGCTGTCAGTTTGCCGTGACCCTGTGTCCCCTCTGCCGGGAGTCAGTGCGGAAGAGTGAGCTGGAGGTCCACACGGCACATCAGTGTCCACGACGCCCGGTCTCATGCCCAAACTGTATACAGACGTTCATTTACGAGGAGACAAAG GTCCATGAGCAGTCCTGCCCCCTGGCCAGTGTGGCGTGTGAATACTGCAGTATGGAGCTTATTCGCGACCAG CTGTCATCGCACTGTGACACAGACTGTGTGAAGGCTCCAGCCGCCTGCCCCTTCAGGGACTTCGGCTGTCGGGAGAAG ATGCAACGCAACAACCTGGCGCAGCACATGCAGGAGTTCACTCAGCTGCACATGCGCTATATGGCAGATTACCTGCGCAGCCTGAGCCTAAATGGGGCACTGGGGGGGCCCTCTGATGGCGGAGGCGGAGCCAGAGGTGGGCTGGCCTGCAAATGCCTCCAGGAAAGAGTGAACTTGCATGAGACAGTGCAACAGCTGGACGGCAGGCTAGTGCTGCAAGATCAGCAGCTGAGGGAGCTGAGCATCAGCAACGATACGCAGGCTGCCAAACTGGTGGAGCTGCGCAGGCACCTGCGCtccctggaggagctgctgcGGGAGCTGGAGGCCCAGCAGTGCAGGGGCATCTACGTGTGGCAGGTGGAGGGATTCTCTGCACACCTGCGCAGCCAGGAGTCCAGTCAACCCGTGGTCATCCACAGCCCCAGCTTCTACACTGGCCGGCCAGGATATAAGCTGTGTCTGCGGTTGCAGCTACAGGCGcctagcgccccctgctgcgCAAACTATATTTCCTTGTTCGTGCACACCATGCAGGGTGAATTTGACAGCCAGCTCCACTGGCCACTGCAGGCCACCATCCGACTGGCCATCCTGGACCAGGCGGAGGATCACCACCACATGGAGGTGATGGAGACCATCCCAGAGCTTTACGCTTTCCAGCGGCCTGTCCTGCCTCGCAATCCCAAGGGCTTCGGCTACATCACCTTCATGGCACTGCAAGCACTGCAGGAGCGGCAGTATGTGAAGGACGACTGTCTGCTGGTGCGCTGTGAGGTCAGCCTGCACTGTGaccggcagctgcagcagggggtGCTCCAGGGGCGCGGCCCTGAGTCATTGCTGTGA
- the LOC111841418 gene encoding TNF receptor-associated factor 6-like isoform X2, which yields MTTTQKLRSTYASSGYDSDGVQGTSFVAEPWSCAAAMEKEISSVSSPSRSSATLLTSCSINGSLLGEADQQGYDVEFDPPLESKYECPICLMALRAAVQTPCGHRFCRSCIEKSIRDSGQKCPVDNELLQEDQLFPDNFAKREILSLTVLCPNAGCDHKTVLRQLDDHNERCQFAVTLCPLCRESVRKSELEVHTAHQCPRRPVSCPNCIQTFIYEETKVHEQSCPLASVACEYCSMELIRDQLSSHCDTDCVKAPAACPFRDFGCREKMQRNNLAQHMQEFTQLHMRYMADYLRSLSLNGALGGPSDGGGGARGGLACKCLQERVNLHETVQQLDGRLVLQDQQLRELSISNDTQAAKLVELRRHLRSLEELLRELEAQQCRGIYVWQVEGFSAHLRSQESSQPVVIHSPSFYTGRPGYKLCLRLQLQAPSAPCCANYISLFVHTMQGEFDSQLHWPLQATIRLAILDQAEDHHHMEVMETIPELYAFQRPVLPRNPKGFGYITFMALQALQERQYVKDDCLLVRCEVSLHCDRQLQQGVLQGRGPESLL from the exons ATGACCACCACTCAAAAGCTCAGGAGCACATATGCTTCATCAGGGTATGACAGCGATGGTGTGCAGGGCACCTCCTTTGTGGCAGAGCCATGGAGCTGCGCTGCTGCCATGGAAAAGGAGATATCATCTGTCTCCAGCCCCAGCAGGAGCTCTGCTACCCTCCTCACATCCTGCAGTATCAATGGCAGCCTCCTGGGGGAGGCAGACCAGCAGGGCTATGACGTGGAGTTTGACCCCCCCCTCGAGAGCAAGTACGAGTGTCCCATCTGCCTGATGGCTCTGCGGGCGGCGGTGCAGACGCCCTGTGGTCACCGCTTCTGCCGCAGCTGCATTGAAAAGTCCATCCG GGATTCGGGCCAGAAGTGCCCAGTGGACAATGAACTTCTGCAGGAGGACCAGCTCTTCCCAGACAACTTTGCAAAGCGTGAGATCCTTTCCCTCACTGTGCTGTGCCCCAATGCTGGCTGTGACCACAAGACGGTGCTCCGCCAGCTCGAC GATCACAATGAGCGCTGTCAGTTTGCCGTGACCCTGTGTCCCCTCTGCCGGGAGTCAGTGCGGAAGAGTGAGCTGGAGGTCCACACGGCACATCAGTGTCCACGACGCCCGGTCTCATGCCCAAACTGTATACAGACGTTCATTTACGAGGAGACAAAG GTCCATGAGCAGTCCTGCCCCCTGGCCAGTGTGGCGTGTGAATACTGCAGTATGGAGCTTATTCGCGACCAG CTGTCATCGCACTGTGACACAGACTGTGTGAAGGCTCCAGCCGCCTGCCCCTTCAGGGACTTCGGCTGTCGGGAGAAG ATGCAACGCAACAACCTGGCGCAGCACATGCAGGAGTTCACTCAGCTGCACATGCGCTATATGGCAGATTACCTGCGCAGCCTGAGCCTAAATGGGGCACTGGGGGGGCCCTCTGATGGCGGAGGCGGAGCCAGAGGTGGGCTGGCCTGCAAATGCCTCCAGGAAAGAGTGAACTTGCATGAGACAGTGCAACAGCTGGACGGCAGGCTAGTGCTGCAAGATCAGCAGCTGAGGGAGCTGAGCATCAGCAACGATACGCAGGCTGCCAAACTGGTGGAGCTGCGCAGGCACCTGCGCtccctggaggagctgctgcGGGAGCTGGAGGCCCAGCAGTGCAGGGGCATCTACGTGTGGCAGGTGGAGGGATTCTCTGCACACCTGCGCAGCCAGGAGTCCAGTCAACCCGTGGTCATCCACAGCCCCAGCTTCTACACTGGCCGGCCAGGATATAAGCTGTGTCTGCGGTTGCAGCTACAGGCGcctagcgccccctgctgcgCAAACTATATTTCCTTGTTCGTGCACACCATGCAGGGTGAATTTGACAGCCAGCTCCACTGGCCACTGCAGGCCACCATCCGACTGGCCATCCTGGACCAGGCGGAGGATCACCACCACATGGAGGTGATGGAGACCATCCCAGAGCTTTACGCTTTCCAGCGGCCTGTCCTGCCTCGCAATCCCAAGGGCTTCGGCTACATCACCTTCATGGCACTGCAAGCACTGCAGGAGCGGCAGTATGTGAAGGACGACTGTCTGCTGGTGCGCTGTGAGGTCAGCCTGCACTGTGaccggcagctgcagcagggggtGCTCCAGGGGCGCGGCCCTGAGTCATTGCTGTGA